The following are encoded in a window of Microcaecilia unicolor chromosome 7, aMicUni1.1, whole genome shotgun sequence genomic DNA:
- the LOC115475011 gene encoding olfactory receptor 1019-like encodes MGEMQKMNHTKVTEFIILGFSDLPEMQLLFFLVFLMIYLMSLTGNFLIISAVCSDSHLHNPMFFFLINLSFLEICYVTVTVPRLLAMLITKIKAISFTACLTQLYLFLSCTCTEFYLLTAMAYDRYVAICNPLHYTIIMNKKVYGLLVAASWIIGFMDPVAHVVFASRLTFCGSNIINHFFCDITALMKLACSGAYLIETVNYIVGSLFAFSPFLLTITSYVLIISAILKIHSVEGRYKTFSTCSSHLTVVLLFYGTSMGVYMRPSSVFSVNQNKLLTVVYITVIPLLNPLIYGLRSKELKRALWKAKGKVKKLFLIRDNVEHVSGD; translated from the coding sequence ATGGGAGAAATGCAGAAAATGAATCACACCAAGGTGACGGAATTCATTATTCTGGGGTTCTCTGATCTTCCTGAGATGCAGCTCCTATTTTTTCTTGTGTTCTTGATGATTTATCTGATGTCCTTGACAGGGAACTTTCTTATTATTTCTGCAGTGTGCTCTGATTCCCACCTGCACAATCCTATGTTCTTCTTCCTCATCAACTTGTCCTTCCTGGAAATCTGCTATGTGACCGTCACAGTCCCGAGACTCTTAGCAATGCTCATCACAAAGATTAAAGCCATCTCTTTTACAGCATGCCTCACACAACTCTATCTGTTCCTGTCCTGCACATGTACAGAGTTTTACCTTCTCACTGCTATGGCCTATGATCGCTATGTTGCCATCTGCAATCCCTTGCACTATACAATCATTATGAACAAGAAAGTCTATGGTCTTCTTGTTGCAGCTTCCTGGATAATCGGTTTTATGGATCCAGTGGCTCATGTTGTATTTGCATCAAGGCTGACTTTCTGTGGATCAAATATAAttaaccatttcttctgtgaCATCACGGCACTAATGAAACTGGCATGTTCAGGGGCCTACCTCATTGAAACTGTAAATTATATTGTAGGTTCATTGTTTGCATTTAGCCCCTTCCTGTTAACAATAACATCATATGTGCTTATTATTTCTGCCATTCTGAAGATTCACTCCGTAGAGGGGAGGTACAAGACCTTCTCTACCTGCTCCTCTCACCTCACAGTTGTTCTTTTATTTTATGGCACTTCAATGGGTGTCTATATGAGGCCAAGTTCTGTATTCTCAGTGAACCAAAACAAACTGCTCACTGTGGTATATATAACAGTCATCCCCCTTCTAAACCCTCTTATCTATGGCTTACGGAGTAAAGAACTCAAACGTGCTCTTTGGAAAGCAAAAGGGAAAGTAAAAAAGCTATTTCTCATCAGAGACAATGTAGAACATGTTTCTGgtgactaa